Proteins encoded in a region of the Rhodothermales bacterium genome:
- a CDS encoding ParA family protein — MKTIGVLNFKGGVGKTATAVNLAAAAFAAGRRVLLVDLEPQASATEHLTDEAFAKDASDVLEGGSSLRDAIYTVRSEEKSDARLDLLPGGDGLIGVEILLQSSGAKNRLAAALNKPRSTAVADDYDLVVIDSSPDIGLLSLNALYAADVVLCPVKLESPSIHGLKRLLEILERAEEEDDHEPRLFLLPTVYDGRVKESDEVLGALHEGFGVYDGKARAGSGGKVLAPIRYSSALPRAFGLARSVFEHDRRGRAAADYRVLYETLASAMGISKSTRKASKRSGA, encoded by the coding sequence ATGAAGACGATCGGCGTCCTCAACTTCAAAGGCGGCGTCGGCAAGACAGCCACGGCGGTGAACCTCGCCGCAGCGGCGTTCGCCGCTGGCCGCCGCGTGCTTCTCGTCGACCTCGAGCCCCAGGCCTCGGCCACCGAACACCTCACCGACGAGGCGTTCGCCAAAGACGCCTCCGACGTGCTCGAAGGAGGCAGCAGCCTCCGCGACGCGATCTACACTGTCCGGTCCGAAGAGAAATCGGACGCGCGACTCGACCTCCTCCCTGGCGGCGACGGCCTCATCGGCGTCGAGATCCTCCTCCAGTCGAGCGGTGCGAAGAACCGCCTCGCCGCTGCGCTGAACAAGCCGCGCAGCACGGCCGTGGCCGACGACTACGACCTCGTCGTGATCGACTCCAGCCCCGACATTGGGCTCCTCAGCCTCAACGCGCTCTACGCCGCCGACGTCGTCCTCTGCCCGGTGAAGCTGGAGAGCCCTTCGATCCACGGGCTCAAGCGGCTGCTGGAGATTCTGGAGCGAGCCGAGGAGGAAGACGACCACGAGCCGCGCCTCTTCCTCCTCCCCACCGTCTACGACGGCCGAGTGAAGGAGAGCGACGAGGTGCTCGGCGCGCTCCACGAAGGATTCGGGGTCTACGACGGCAAGGCTCGCGCCGGAAGCGGCGGCAAGGTGCTCGCCCCCATCCGCTACAGCTCCGCCCTCCCCCGCGCCTTCGGCCTTGCCCGGAGCGTCTTCGAGCACGACCGACGGGGGCGCGCCGCCGCCGACTACCGAGTGCTCTACGAGACCCTGGCCTCGGCGATGGGCATCAGCAAATCCACGCGCAAAGCATCTAAGCGCTCAGGCGCTTAA
- a CDS encoding strawberry notch-like NTP hydrolase domain-containing protein — protein sequence MAERIDRGEALSAETLFALAADAFGGTLAEGAFSARDAYDAGELGLHLVLYRGLAGDVANSRAGEAMERLTEIERLVTLLPSQTRRSQEQQAFQQFSTPAPYAFACVWAAALQPTDVVLEPSAGTGALLTWPLAVARRLGLRCFANELSDRRADLLRILLEEADQDPEGALFSENAEHLHAVLPAHVRPSVVLMNPPFSQTAGRLGSRRVPQTGVEHVKQGLKRLKPYGRLVAIVSAAARRSSKAQAPFFEWLRGEPFALRADVEVSGSVYRAYGTSVETRVLVIDGVREASESCITGRAETVQELVELLAPVRALRMAEVATKPEPVGEGTVSSSGDGAADDVASLALVHLSNASSWPPKGVEPLEVFAATAEHGQDELTACIFDAYVPHAEVPGAKPHPTKLVESAAMAAAVMPPCRYRPHLPRRIVEQGLLSDAQLETVCYAGQAHGERLPSDGEAEGGASGFRQGFFLGDGTGVGKGRQVAGVLLDNVIQGRRRAVWISENRSLMRDAVRDWTALGGPADFLFDLGDEKGPIQRREGILFASYDTLKVKPRERNGKTTGIDRLEQVVTWLAGDGEEAGFDGVLIFDEAHAMSAALDTQGSRGIKKASQRALVGVELQRQLPNSRVVYASATGATEVANLAYAERLGLWGRGTPFPTVQAFVEKVAAGGIAAMELVAKDLKAMGLYLARSVSYDGVDYRTLVHDLAPHQAETYDRLAEAWQVILRGMEHALEVTRADKCGSARAAAYSQFWGAHQRFFLHVLVAMAAPSLLRDIERRLEEGRSCVVQLVSTMEAATERAYAKAVANGDDLRDLDVTPRDQLLQFVEASFPTTLYEEYEDDEGRIRSRPVKDAAGDFVECPEAVAARERLMLEVGAVSVPHGVLDQLLGHFGTDAVAEVTGRSRRFVRKTVDGVEQVVEERRTRRKCDADVEEFMAGKKRVLVFSQAGGTGRSYHADLAAENQQQRVLYCVEPGWSSARCVQGMGRVHRANQAVPPELVLVTTNLKAQRRFLSTIARRLDQLGALTKGQRQTASQGLLSSEFNLETPLSRASLHNWFVDLYRGEGAAASADVTPSLVEEQMGLRILDHEGQLNVDAIPDVPKFLNRLLSLRTDAMDAVFDSWYAYLSDALEAAREAGTLDVGVETLQAERTRKTGEEHVYTHPRTGAKTHVVTLELTRRTEITSWAEVWGRAREAQALGFFAGFAVNRRSEQVYALFRAGSRTTETGRVVDRLRRVGVRSNRLFDQSEVDRPREGGGYRPIHPDEAKQLWEAEVSAAPEFYTEDVHLVTGTILPIWDRIAGHPRIYRAQTTEASACGAEGERMIGRLIMPDHLNATLKALGAEGRRVEVTPDELAERLMAGAEAELANGWVLRRRRVAGEHRIELAGPDLAAMRELEADGVFCEIHQFRTRFFVPTGERAAGVLRAVTEHRPVVEIREGGASGGGGR from the coding sequence GTGGCTGAGCGCATCGATAGGGGAGAGGCGCTGTCGGCCGAGACGCTCTTCGCCCTTGCGGCCGACGCCTTCGGGGGCACCCTCGCCGAGGGAGCGTTCTCCGCCCGCGACGCCTACGACGCGGGCGAACTCGGGCTGCACCTCGTTCTCTACCGTGGCCTCGCCGGCGATGTCGCTAACAGCAGGGCAGGGGAGGCGATGGAGCGTCTCACTGAGATCGAGCGACTCGTGACGCTCCTGCCGAGCCAGACGCGGCGCTCCCAGGAACAGCAAGCATTCCAGCAGTTCTCGACGCCGGCACCCTACGCGTTCGCGTGCGTGTGGGCAGCAGCCCTCCAGCCCACCGACGTCGTGTTGGAGCCATCGGCGGGGACCGGGGCGCTCCTCACCTGGCCGCTCGCGGTCGCAAGGCGACTGGGCCTTCGGTGCTTCGCCAACGAGCTGTCCGATCGCCGGGCCGACCTCCTGCGGATTCTCCTGGAGGAGGCCGATCAGGACCCCGAGGGCGCGCTCTTCAGCGAGAATGCGGAGCACCTCCACGCCGTGCTCCCGGCGCACGTCCGCCCGAGCGTCGTGCTCATGAACCCGCCGTTCTCGCAGACGGCAGGGCGGCTCGGCAGCCGCCGCGTCCCGCAGACCGGAGTCGAACACGTAAAACAAGGGCTTAAGCGCTTAAAACCGTATGGGCGACTCGTCGCTATTGTGAGCGCGGCGGCCCGGCGTTCCTCGAAAGCGCAGGCTCCGTTCTTCGAATGGCTGCGAGGTGAGCCCTTCGCTCTCCGCGCCGATGTGGAGGTCTCGGGCAGCGTCTACCGGGCGTACGGCACCTCTGTCGAAACGCGCGTGCTGGTAATCGACGGGGTGAGGGAGGCCTCAGAGTCATGCATCACGGGCCGTGCAGAGACTGTACAGGAACTCGTAGAGCTGCTCGCGCCCGTCCGTGCCCTCCGCATGGCTGAGGTAGCGACGAAGCCGGAGCCAGTGGGGGAGGGGACGGTTTCTTCTTCGGGGGATGGTGCCGCTGACGATGTGGCGTCGCTCGCGCTCGTCCACCTGAGCAATGCATCATCATGGCCGCCGAAAGGCGTTGAGCCCTTGGAGGTATTCGCGGCGACGGCGGAGCACGGGCAGGACGAACTCACCGCGTGCATCTTCGACGCCTACGTCCCGCACGCCGAAGTTCCGGGGGCGAAGCCACACCCGACGAAGCTCGTCGAGTCAGCGGCGATGGCTGCGGCAGTGATGCCGCCTTGCCGGTATCGCCCGCATCTCCCGCGCCGAATCGTGGAGCAAGGGCTTCTCTCGGACGCCCAACTCGAAACCGTCTGCTACGCCGGGCAGGCGCACGGCGAGCGGCTTCCAAGCGACGGCGAGGCCGAGGGGGGAGCCTCCGGCTTCCGCCAGGGATTCTTCCTCGGCGATGGAACCGGAGTCGGCAAAGGCCGCCAGGTCGCTGGTGTCCTCCTAGATAATGTGATTCAGGGCCGCCGCCGAGCCGTCTGGATCAGCGAGAACCGGAGCCTCATGCGTGACGCCGTCCGTGACTGGACCGCACTCGGTGGTCCGGCCGACTTCCTGTTCGACCTCGGCGACGAGAAAGGACCGATCCAGCGGCGTGAGGGCATCCTCTTTGCCAGCTACGATACGCTCAAGGTCAAGCCGCGTGAGCGGAACGGCAAGACGACGGGGATCGACCGGCTGGAGCAGGTTGTGACGTGGCTCGCCGGCGACGGAGAGGAGGCCGGGTTCGACGGCGTGCTCATCTTCGATGAGGCGCATGCGATGTCGGCTGCTCTCGACACGCAGGGGAGCCGTGGGATCAAGAAGGCGTCGCAGCGAGCGCTCGTCGGCGTCGAGCTTCAGCGTCAGCTCCCGAATTCCCGCGTCGTCTACGCCAGCGCGACGGGCGCGACCGAGGTGGCGAACCTCGCCTACGCCGAGCGCCTTGGACTCTGGGGGCGTGGGACGCCCTTCCCGACCGTGCAGGCGTTCGTCGAGAAGGTCGCGGCGGGTGGCATCGCGGCGATGGAGCTCGTGGCGAAGGACCTGAAGGCGATGGGCCTCTACCTCGCCCGGAGCGTCTCCTACGACGGCGTGGACTACCGCACGCTCGTCCACGACCTCGCCCCGCACCAGGCCGAGACCTACGACCGCCTCGCCGAGGCGTGGCAGGTCATCCTCCGGGGGATGGAGCACGCCCTCGAAGTCACGCGCGCCGACAAGTGCGGATCGGCCAGGGCGGCGGCCTACAGCCAGTTCTGGGGGGCGCACCAGCGTTTCTTCCTTCACGTCCTCGTAGCGATGGCGGCACCCAGCCTGCTCCGCGACATCGAGCGGCGGCTGGAGGAGGGGAGGAGCTGCGTCGTCCAACTCGTCTCCACGATGGAGGCGGCCACCGAGCGCGCCTACGCGAAGGCGGTGGCCAACGGTGACGATCTACGGGATCTCGACGTGACGCCGCGCGACCAGCTTCTCCAGTTCGTCGAGGCCTCGTTCCCGACGACGCTCTACGAGGAGTACGAGGACGACGAGGGACGTATTCGTAGCCGACCCGTCAAGGACGCTGCGGGGGACTTCGTGGAGTGTCCTGAGGCGGTGGCCGCGCGCGAGCGGCTGATGCTGGAGGTGGGAGCGGTCTCAGTACCGCACGGCGTGCTCGACCAACTCTTGGGTCACTTCGGCACCGACGCCGTAGCCGAGGTCACGGGGCGGAGCCGCCGGTTCGTCCGCAAGACCGTGGACGGCGTAGAGCAGGTCGTGGAGGAGCGGCGGACCCGGCGGAAGTGCGACGCCGACGTCGAGGAGTTCATGGCGGGGAAGAAGCGGGTCCTCGTCTTCAGCCAGGCCGGCGGCACCGGCCGGAGCTACCACGCCGACCTCGCGGCCGAGAACCAGCAGCAGCGGGTGCTTTACTGCGTCGAGCCGGGGTGGAGCAGTGCGCGGTGCGTGCAGGGGATGGGCCGGGTCCACCGGGCCAACCAAGCCGTTCCACCCGAACTCGTCCTCGTGACGACGAACCTGAAAGCTCAGCGCCGCTTCCTGAGCACGATCGCGCGGCGGCTCGATCAGCTCGGAGCGCTGACAAAGGGGCAGCGGCAGACGGCGAGCCAGGGGCTCCTGTCGAGCGAGTTCAACCTGGAGACGCCGCTCTCGCGGGCGAGCCTGCACAACTGGTTCGTGGACCTCTACCGGGGCGAGGGGGCCGCCGCGAGTGCCGACGTCACGCCCAGCCTCGTCGAGGAGCAGATGGGCCTCCGCATCCTCGACCACGAGGGGCAGCTCAACGTGGACGCCATCCCCGATGTGCCGAAGTTCCTCAACCGGCTCCTCTCGCTCCGCACGGACGCGATGGACGCCGTCTTTGACTCGTGGTACGCCTACCTCTCGGATGCGCTGGAGGCGGCGCGCGAGGCGGGCACGCTCGACGTAGGCGTCGAGACGCTCCAGGCCGAGCGCACGCGCAAGACGGGCGAGGAGCACGTCTACACGCACCCGCGGACGGGGGCCAAGACGCACGTGGTCACGCTGGAGCTCACGCGCCGGACGGAGATCACGTCGTGGGCCGAGGTATGGGGGCGGGCACGTGAGGCGCAGGCGCTCGGGTTCTTCGCCGGGTTCGCCGTCAACCGCCGGAGCGAGCAGGTCTACGCCCTGTTCCGTGCCGGGAGCCGCACCACCGAGACGGGACGGGTCGTGGACCGCCTCCGCCGCGTCGGCGTCCGCTCGAACCGACTCTTCGACCAGTCGGAAGTCGACAGGCCACGGGAGGGGGGAGGCTACCGCCCGATCCATCCCGACGAAGCGAAGCAGCTCTGGGAGGCCGAGGTCTCAGCCGCACCCGAGTTCTACACCGAGGATGTCCACCTCGTCACCGGGACCATCCTCCCGATCTGGGACCGCATTGCTGGACACCCGCGCATCTACCGGGCGCAGACGACCGAGGCGTCAGCCTGCGGTGCCGAGGGCGAGCGCATGATTGGCCGCCTCATCATGCCTGACCATCTGAACGCCACGCTGAAGGCCCTCGGTGCCGAAGGTCGGCGTGTCGAGGTCACGCCGGACGAACTGGCCGAGCGACTGATGGCGGGGGCCGAAGCTGAACTCGCCAACGGCTGGGTGCTCCGTCGTCGCCGCGTCGCCGGCGAGCACCGGATCGAACTCGCGGGGCCGGACCTCGCCGCGATGCGCGAGCTGGAAGCAGACGGCGTCTTCTGTGAGATCCACCAGTTCCGCACCCGCTTCTTCGTCCCGACGGGGGAGAGGGCGGCTGGCGTCCTTCGGGCGGTGACAGAGCACCGGCCCGTCGTCGAGATCCGTGAGGGGGGAGCCTCTGGCGGAGGGGGGCGCTGA
- a CDS encoding DUF6166 domain-containing protein, producing MSGDCAPSTSSVDARSPLRLVVADEVRHEPAAVLTEVPVLPEREALTGGPEDIILWRTPEGEAHASVPHAVRHSPSGMEWGYGGSGPADLALSVLLALTDEPTANVLYHRFKHEVVTAIPEEGGVLRAADIRRWIERTQRYAC from the coding sequence ATGAGTGGCGATTGTGCCCCGTCCACTTCGTCTGTAGACGCCCGGAGCCCCCTCCGGCTCGTTGTGGCGGACGAGGTCCGCCACGAGCCGGCTGCCGTTCTCACTGAGGTCCCTGTCCTGCCGGAGCGCGAGGCGCTGACGGGCGGCCCCGAGGACATCATCCTCTGGCGCACGCCCGAAGGGGAGGCACACGCTTCGGTCCCCCACGCCGTCAGACATAGTCCGTCGGGTATGGAATGGGGGTACGGCGGGTCTGGCCCGGCCGACCTCGCGCTCAGCGTGCTCCTCGCGCTCACCGACGAGCCGACGGCAAACGTGCTCTACCACCGATTCAAGCACGAGGTTGTGACTGCCATCCCCGAAGAGGGCGGCGTGCTCCGCGCCGCCGACATCCGGCGGTGGATCGAGCGGACGCAGCGCTACGCCTGCTGA